Proteins from a genomic interval of Arthrobacter sp. CAN_C5:
- the ruvX gene encoding Holliday junction resolvase RuvX produces MSEHGTDGNYPRGVKIGVDVGMVRVGVASSDSGSLLATPVRTMKRDLKKKSDLNILIREITEREAVQVFVGLPRNLSGTESASAEMARGYAQELANAIGRAGLAVSVRLIDERLSTVSAHRSLRQAGLNTRDHRKVVDQVAAVEILQHAMDMQRSQMRDVGDQVDARRRDHPQGDPLTPTKEPVITENTRERNPEL; encoded by the coding sequence ATGAGTGAGCACGGCACCGACGGCAACTATCCGCGGGGCGTCAAGATCGGCGTCGACGTCGGGATGGTCCGCGTGGGGGTGGCGAGCAGCGACAGCGGTTCGCTGCTCGCCACGCCGGTGCGGACCATGAAACGGGATCTGAAGAAAAAATCGGATCTCAACATACTCATTCGGGAGATCACCGAGCGGGAGGCCGTCCAGGTCTTTGTCGGGCTGCCAAGAAACCTGAGCGGCACCGAGTCGGCGTCGGCTGAGATGGCGCGCGGGTACGCCCAGGAGCTGGCCAACGCCATCGGCCGGGCCGGCCTGGCGGTCAGTGTCCGGCTGATCGATGAGCGGTTGAGCACGGTTTCGGCGCACCGGTCGCTCCGGCAAGCTGGCCTGAATACCCGCGACCACCGTAAGGTGGTAGATCAGGTGGCGGCTGTGGAAATTCTCCAGCACGCCATGGACATGCAAAGGTCACAAATGCGGGATGTGGGGGATCAGGTCGACGCACGTCGGCGGGATCATCCACAAGGGGATCCGCTGACCCCTACCAAGGAGCCAGTCATTACGGAGAACACCCGCGAAAGGAACCCGGAACTGTGA
- a CDS encoding DUF6167 family protein: MIMRVIWMGAGVAIGVIAVRKLSSVADSYGPAGLNRAMGEVSDSVASFADALRSGMQERESDLRAALGINPADVAPERPGQ, from the coding sequence ATGATCATGCGAGTCATCTGGATGGGTGCCGGCGTCGCCATTGGCGTCATCGCCGTCCGTAAACTGTCCTCGGTTGCCGATAGCTACGGGCCAGCGGGCCTGAACCGGGCCATGGGAGAAGTCTCTGACAGCGTCGCCAGCTTTGCTGATGCCCTGCGGTCGGGGATGCAGGAGCGGGAGTCCGACCTCCGCGCTGCCCTCGGAATCAATCCCGCCGACGTTGCCCCGGAACGCCCCGGCCAGTAA
- the alaS gene encoding alanine--tRNA ligase, which translates to MKSHEIARRWLAYFEGKGHTVVPSASLVSTDPSLLFNIAGMVPFIPYLTAREKAPFDRATSIQKCIRTGDIEEVGKTARHGTFFQMCGNFSFGDYFKEGAIMMAWELLTSPLDDGGYGLDPDRLWATVYQDDDEALAIWRDQVGVPAERIQKLGEAENYWSTGQPGPGGPCSEIFYDRGPEYGIAGGPATDSPRYIEIWNLVFMQYQLSAVRSKEDFDIAGELPAKNIDTGLGLERLALVLQGVENMYETDQVRPVLDRAAELSGKTYTSAESDTDPHHTDDVRMRVVADHIRSALMLISDGVTPSNEGRGYVLRRLIRRAVRAMRLLGVERACLPELLPASRDAMKGTYPEVENDFERISRIAYAEERAFLRTIASGTARLEGAVVESKAAGRPLSGEDAFALHDTFGFPIDLTLEMAAEAGLAVDADGFRALMLEQRQRAQADARGKKAGQADLSVFTELLADGQTVFTGYDELTTESLITGIVRDGVTVPAAGQGAEIDLILDQTPFYAEAGGQAADVGLITGNGFVVEVLDVQRPVKGLSVHRAVVREGEVTVGAPVVAAVDRQRRHAGEQAHSGTHIVHAALHQILGPEALQRGSFNKAGYLRFDFSWGEGISAGAKSEIEEVSNIAIRNNHTVDTKLMKLDEAKALGATALFGEAYGDTVRVVEIDGDWSRELCGGTHVGSTSLIGSLTLLGEQSVGSGNRRVEALVGMDAFRHLAAERALVTELSEMLKVPSVQLPERLSATLAKLKTAEKELERLRKEALSASAAALVGSAVDVDGVRLLVHDAGTIGGADDLRTLALDLRNRLGSGAAVVATAGVSNDRPLVLVATNEEARAAGVKAGALVRVAAGILGGGGGGKDDVAQGGGSDPAKVEPALSAIRAAVAAR; encoded by the coding sequence ATGAAATCCCATGAGATTGCCCGCCGCTGGCTCGCGTACTTCGAAGGCAAGGGACACACGGTGGTGCCGTCGGCGTCGCTGGTGTCGACCGACCCGTCCCTGCTGTTCAACATCGCGGGAATGGTCCCCTTCATCCCGTACCTGACGGCGCGCGAAAAGGCGCCCTTCGACCGTGCAACCAGCATCCAGAAGTGCATCAGGACCGGCGACATCGAAGAGGTGGGCAAGACCGCCCGCCACGGGACGTTCTTCCAGATGTGCGGCAACTTCTCCTTCGGTGACTATTTCAAGGAAGGCGCCATCATGATGGCGTGGGAACTGTTGACCTCCCCGCTCGACGACGGCGGCTATGGCCTGGACCCGGACCGCCTCTGGGCGACCGTGTATCAGGACGACGACGAGGCACTCGCCATCTGGCGCGACCAGGTTGGCGTCCCTGCCGAACGGATCCAGAAGCTCGGCGAAGCGGAGAACTACTGGAGCACGGGCCAGCCGGGCCCCGGCGGTCCCTGCTCGGAAATCTTCTACGACCGTGGGCCCGAGTACGGCATCGCCGGCGGGCCCGCCACGGATTCACCGCGGTACATCGAAATCTGGAACCTGGTGTTCATGCAGTACCAGCTCTCCGCCGTGCGCAGCAAAGAGGACTTCGATATCGCCGGCGAGCTGCCGGCCAAGAACATCGACACGGGCCTGGGACTGGAGCGCCTCGCGCTGGTCCTCCAGGGTGTCGAGAACATGTACGAGACCGACCAGGTGCGTCCCGTCCTGGACCGGGCGGCCGAACTCTCCGGCAAGACCTACACCAGCGCTGAGTCCGACACCGACCCGCACCACACCGACGACGTCAGGATGCGGGTGGTCGCCGACCACATCCGCTCCGCCCTGATGCTCATCTCCGACGGCGTCACCCCCTCCAACGAGGGCCGCGGCTACGTGCTCCGTCGGTTGATCCGCCGCGCCGTCCGCGCGATGCGGCTGCTCGGCGTCGAACGCGCCTGCCTGCCCGAACTCCTGCCGGCCTCCCGCGACGCCATGAAGGGCACCTACCCCGAGGTCGAGAATGATTTCGAGCGGATCAGCCGGATCGCCTACGCCGAGGAGCGCGCCTTCCTCCGCACGATCGCCTCCGGAACCGCCCGGCTCGAGGGTGCAGTTGTCGAATCCAAGGCCGCTGGCCGGCCGCTGTCCGGGGAGGACGCCTTCGCCCTGCACGACACCTTCGGTTTCCCCATCGATCTGACCCTCGAAATGGCAGCAGAGGCGGGACTCGCGGTCGACGCCGACGGGTTCCGTGCCCTGATGCTCGAGCAGCGGCAGCGCGCCCAGGCGGACGCCCGTGGGAAAAAAGCCGGCCAGGCCGACCTGTCGGTCTTCACCGAGCTTCTGGCCGACGGTCAGACCGTGTTCACCGGGTACGACGAGCTCACCACCGAATCTCTGATCACCGGCATCGTCCGTGACGGCGTCACGGTGCCCGCAGCGGGTCAGGGAGCAGAGATCGACCTGATCCTGGATCAGACCCCGTTCTACGCGGAGGCTGGTGGCCAGGCCGCCGACGTCGGGCTCATCACCGGCAACGGTTTCGTGGTGGAGGTCCTCGATGTCCAGCGCCCGGTCAAGGGTCTGAGCGTCCACCGTGCGGTCGTCAGGGAGGGCGAAGTCACGGTCGGTGCCCCGGTAGTCGCGGCCGTCGACCGGCAGCGACGGCACGCGGGGGAGCAGGCCCATTCGGGCACCCACATTGTGCACGCAGCCCTGCACCAGATCCTCGGCCCGGAGGCCCTGCAGCGTGGCTCCTTCAACAAGGCGGGCTACCTACGGTTCGACTTCTCCTGGGGCGAGGGTATCAGCGCCGGCGCCAAATCGGAGATCGAAGAGGTCTCCAACATTGCGATCCGCAACAACCACACCGTCGACACCAAGTTGATGAAACTGGACGAGGCAAAAGCCCTCGGCGCGACCGCCCTCTTCGGTGAAGCCTATGGTGACACCGTCCGGGTGGTTGAGATCGACGGTGACTGGTCACGGGAACTCTGTGGTGGCACCCATGTCGGGTCCACCTCGCTGATCGGGTCGCTGACCCTGCTCGGCGAACAGTCGGTCGGATCAGGCAACCGGCGGGTCGAGGCTCTGGTCGGCATGGACGCGTTCCGCCATCTGGCCGCCGAGCGGGCCCTGGTCACCGAGCTCTCCGAGATGCTCAAAGTCCCGTCGGTTCAGCTGCCCGAACGGCTGTCCGCGACCCTGGCGAAGCTCAAGACAGCCGAGAAGGAACTTGAGCGGCTGCGCAAGGAGGCGCTGAGCGCTTCGGCGGCTGCCCTCGTCGGTAGCGCTGTCGACGTCGACGGCGTCCGCCTGCTGGTGCACGACGCCGGAACCATCGGAGGCGCCGATGATCTGCGGACCCTCGCACTCGACCTCCGGAACCGGCTCGGATCCGGTGCCGCAGTGGTCGCGACCGCCGGGGTGAGCAACGACCGCCCGCTGGTGCTGGTCGCCACCAATGAGGAGGCCCGCGCCGCGGGAGTGAAGGCTGGAGCACTGGTCCGCGTCGCCGCTGGGATTCTCGGTGGCGGAGGCGGCGGCAAGGACGATGTCGCACAGGGCGGTGGGTCCGATCCCGCCAAGGTGGAACCGGCCCTGAGCGCGATCCGTGCAGCCGTCGCGGCCCGCTGA
- the mltG gene encoding endolytic transglycosylase MltG produces MSHQHPQFPAADSEPERHANDGGHDEAYDHHDEHDVHDDAYDHHDEHVEPVDQFFEAPTGHHRHRAAKAKQRRRRRRTVIMLVVVLGFIGVVVAVSLMLRDLLGLDDITDYAGPGEGSVVFTVPDGAGPLAIGTGLEAQDIVADGSEFVMALQQVADGREVQPGEYELSYQMSSEGAALALLDVEANQVLYAAVAQGLRQGETLDILAESTGVPRDAFEELAADPTQFGIPDVAPSLEGYLAPGEYRFDVGATAVEMIQIMVDSSFALLEDAGVTDPAEQFRILTIGSIIEAEAGEADYAAVSGSIDNRLREDNTETNGLIQSDATVTYGLDRRSFDFTEDERRDDSNPYNTFANPGLPVGPIGSPGAEAIDAAVNPADVPFYYWVTVDLDTGETKFSETLAEHAVYVAEYQAWCADNPGRCS; encoded by the coding sequence GTGAGCCACCAACACCCCCAGTTCCCGGCCGCCGACAGCGAGCCCGAGCGCCACGCCAACGACGGCGGGCATGACGAGGCATACGACCACCACGACGAGCACGACGTGCATGACGACGCATACGACCACCACGACGAGCACGTCGAACCGGTGGACCAGTTCTTCGAAGCGCCCACCGGCCACCATCGCCACCGGGCGGCCAAAGCCAAGCAGCGCCGACGTCGCCGCCGCACAGTGATCATGCTGGTGGTGGTCCTCGGCTTCATCGGCGTGGTGGTGGCAGTCTCCCTGATGCTGCGCGACCTCCTGGGGCTGGACGACATCACCGACTACGCCGGACCGGGTGAGGGCAGCGTGGTCTTCACGGTTCCCGACGGCGCAGGCCCCCTGGCCATCGGCACCGGCCTTGAGGCCCAGGACATTGTCGCGGACGGGTCGGAGTTCGTGATGGCCCTTCAGCAGGTGGCGGACGGGCGTGAGGTCCAGCCCGGCGAATACGAGCTGAGCTACCAGATGTCGTCTGAGGGCGCCGCCCTCGCCCTGCTGGACGTCGAAGCGAACCAGGTGCTCTACGCGGCCGTCGCCCAGGGCCTCCGCCAGGGTGAGACACTCGACATTCTTGCCGAATCGACCGGAGTCCCCCGGGATGCCTTCGAGGAACTGGCCGCCGACCCCACCCAGTTCGGTATCCCCGATGTTGCCCCCAGCCTCGAAGGGTATCTGGCGCCGGGAGAGTACCGGTTCGACGTCGGTGCCACCGCCGTGGAAATGATCCAGATCATGGTCGACAGCAGCTTTGCTCTGCTGGAGGACGCTGGCGTCACCGACCCGGCCGAGCAGTTCCGGATTCTCACCATCGGCAGCATCATTGAAGCCGAGGCCGGCGAAGCCGACTACGCGGCCGTGTCCGGCTCGATCGATAACCGGCTCCGGGAAGACAACACCGAAACCAACGGGCTGATCCAGTCCGATGCGACAGTCACCTACGGCCTGGACCGGCGCAGTTTCGACTTCACCGAGGACGAACGCCGGGACGATTCCAACCCCTACAACACGTTCGCCAACCCGGGGCTCCCGGTCGGGCCCATCGGATCCCCGGGTGCGGAAGCTATCGACGCTGCAGTCAACCCGGCCGACGTTCCGTTCTACTACTGGGTGACAGTCGACCTGGACACCGGGGAAACCAAATTCTCTGAAACACTGGCCGAACACGCCGTCTACGTCGCCGAGTACCAGGCCTGGTGCGCCGACAACCCCGGCAGGTGCAGCTAG
- a CDS encoding replication-associated recombination protein A, with protein sequence MNDLFSAAYGSDDDDAPARSATSAERHRSPLAVRMRPRSIDEVVGQQHLLGPGSPLRTLAGDADRTGPAGPSSVILWGPPGTGKTTLAHVIARGRGRTFVELSAITAGVKDVRRVMDEALTARDLHRTTTVLFLDEIHRFNKAQQDALLPGVENRWVVLIAATTENPSFSVVSPLLSRSLLQTLKPLTEADIAALLGRAVQDPRGLDGSVRVSDGAMEHLVRLAAGDARRGLTALEAAAGVAHSATDDPGEPVIVELEHAEKAVDVAALRYDRAGDQHYDVASAFIKSLRGSDVDAALHYLAKMLEAGEDPRFVARRLMISAAEDVGMADPTALQTAVAAAQAVALIGMPEGRIILAEAVVHIATAPKSNASYNGINAAVADVRAGRGQGIPSHLRDAHYPGAKQLGHGSGYIYSHDEPHGIAAQQYAPDDLAGHDYYLPTDRGAERDIGSRLARLRRIIRGK encoded by the coding sequence GTGAATGATCTATTCAGTGCCGCCTACGGGTCTGACGACGACGACGCACCCGCCCGGAGCGCGACCAGCGCCGAGCGTCACCGCAGCCCCCTCGCCGTGAGGATGCGTCCACGCTCCATCGACGAGGTAGTGGGCCAGCAGCACCTGCTGGGCCCCGGCTCGCCGTTGCGGACCCTGGCCGGCGACGCAGACCGTACGGGACCGGCCGGCCCGTCGTCGGTCATTCTGTGGGGACCGCCGGGCACTGGTAAAACCACCCTTGCCCACGTGATTGCGCGGGGCCGCGGCAGGACGTTCGTCGAGCTGTCGGCCATTACCGCCGGGGTGAAGGACGTGCGCCGGGTCATGGACGAGGCGCTCACCGCCCGCGACCTGCACCGCACCACCACCGTCCTGTTCCTGGACGAGATTCACCGGTTCAACAAGGCACAGCAGGACGCGTTGCTGCCCGGCGTCGAGAACCGCTGGGTGGTCCTGATCGCGGCCACGACCGAAAACCCGTCCTTCTCGGTGGTGTCCCCCCTGCTCTCCCGGTCGCTGCTCCAGACGCTCAAGCCCCTGACCGAGGCAGACATCGCCGCCCTCCTGGGACGTGCGGTCCAGGACCCGCGGGGGCTGGACGGGTCGGTCCGGGTCAGCGACGGCGCCATGGAACACCTGGTCCGGCTCGCCGCAGGCGATGCCCGCCGCGGACTGACTGCTCTGGAAGCCGCGGCGGGGGTTGCCCATTCGGCGACGGACGATCCAGGGGAACCAGTCATCGTGGAGCTGGAGCACGCGGAAAAGGCAGTCGATGTGGCAGCCCTGCGCTACGACCGTGCCGGGGACCAGCACTACGACGTGGCCAGCGCCTTCATCAAGTCGCTCAGGGGCTCGGACGTCGACGCCGCCCTCCACTACCTGGCGAAGATGCTGGAGGCGGGGGAGGACCCACGCTTCGTCGCCCGCCGGCTGATGATCTCGGCGGCCGAGGACGTCGGGATGGCGGATCCGACTGCCCTGCAAACCGCGGTGGCAGCCGCCCAGGCGGTGGCGCTGATCGGGATGCCCGAGGGCAGGATCATCCTCGCCGAAGCGGTGGTGCATATCGCGACTGCACCCAAATCCAATGCCTCCTACAACGGGATCAACGCGGCCGTGGCAGATGTCCGGGCCGGGCGGGGGCAGGGGATCCCCTCCCACCTACGGGACGCCCACTATCCGGGTGCGAAACAACTGGGGCATGGCAGCGGCTACATCTACTCCCACGACGAGCCCCACGGGATCGCCGCCCAGCAGTACGCCCCCGACGACCTGGCGGGCCACGACTACTATTTGCCGACCGACCGGGGCGCGGAACGGGACATCGGTTCCCGTCTGGCGAGACTTCGCCGCATCATCCGCGGCAAGTGA
- a CDS encoding DUF948 domain-containing protein produces the protein MSGGDIAGLIAAGVFAVLVALLAVPVWKLGKVFDELRTTIRSVSNETTPLIEEVTSTVTTTHQQLKNVDGITSNVSDATANLSALSSLVAATLGAPLIKVAAFSYGVRSALAARGKPAPRRRSR, from the coding sequence ATGTCTGGTGGAGATATCGCCGGTCTCATCGCGGCCGGAGTGTTCGCCGTGCTGGTGGCACTGCTGGCTGTGCCGGTATGGAAACTCGGGAAAGTGTTCGATGAGCTCCGGACCACGATCCGCAGTGTGAGCAACGAAACCACACCGCTGATCGAAGAAGTGACGAGCACCGTCACCACCACCCATCAGCAGCTGAAGAACGTTGACGGAATCACGTCCAACGTCTCCGATGCGACAGCGAATCTTTCCGCCCTGTCGTCGCTTGTCGCGGCAACGCTCGGCGCTCCGCTGATCAAGGTCGCAGCCTTCTCCTACGGTGTCCGTTCTGCCCTGGCAGCGCGCGGCAAGCCCGCCCCCCGCCGCCGAAGCCGCTGA
- the rpsD gene encoding 30S ribosomal protein S4, translating into MANNTRARRKVRISRALGIALTPKAEKYLERRPYAPGQHGRARRKQDSDYAVRLREKQRLRAQYGIREAQMTRVFEEARRTKGLTGENLIELLEMRLDALVLRAGFARTSAQARQLVVHRHIMVDGSRVDRPSYRVAEGQLIHVHPRSEVLDPLQVAAAGAHRDVLPAVPGYLEVQLDKLQARLVRRPKRSEVPVTCEEQLVVEYYAR; encoded by the coding sequence GTGGCTAACAACACACGTGCCCGCCGCAAGGTCCGCATTTCGCGTGCCCTCGGCATTGCTCTGACCCCCAAGGCCGAAAAGTATCTGGAACGCCGGCCGTACGCGCCCGGCCAGCACGGACGTGCCCGTCGCAAGCAGGACAGCGACTACGCTGTACGGTTGCGCGAAAAGCAGCGTCTGCGCGCCCAGTACGGCATCCGCGAAGCCCAGATGACCCGGGTCTTCGAAGAAGCCCGCCGCACCAAGGGGCTGACCGGTGAGAACCTGATCGAACTGCTCGAAATGCGTCTCGATGCCCTGGTGCTCCGCGCCGGCTTCGCCCGCACCAGCGCGCAGGCCCGTCAGCTGGTTGTTCACCGTCACATCATGGTCGACGGTTCACGCGTTGACCGCCCGTCCTACCGCGTCGCCGAAGGACAGCTCATTCACGTACACCCACGCAGCGAGGTCCTCGACCCGCTGCAGGTTGCCGCCGCAGGCGCGCACCGCGATGTGCTGCCCGCAGTTCCCGGCTACCTGGAGGTCCAGCTGGACAAGCTTCAGGCCCGCCTGGTTCGCCGCCCCAAGCGCTCAGAGGTCCCCGTGACCTGTGAAGAGCAGCTCGTGGTGGAGTACTACGCACGCTAG